The Desulfofundulus salinus genome includes the window TGGTTCAGGAGAACGCCCCCTTCCCGGCAGGCGCCCGGCCGGCCGCCGGGAGACTTTAGGCAGGGTTATCCGGAAATTCTGCCGGGATTATCTTTTCCCAGCAGGGCCGCCGCCCGGGAGGCCCACACCGCGCCCAGCTCCACCTCCAGAAGCACCCCCGCGGGGGTGTCTTCCCGCCGCAATACCTCCCCTTTTTCGTAGAGCAGGTTGAGAACGTCTCCCCGCCGGTAGGGCACCAGGAACTCCCGCCGCACCCTTTGATCCTTTAAGACGTCCATGATGAGCCGGCGCAGCTCATCCAGGCCCCGGCCGGTAAGGGCGGAAACCGCCACCGCCGGCCTGCCCGTCGGGAGCAGCCAGGTTTCTTCAGCAGTTAAGCGGTCAATTTTATTGTAAACCAGGATGGTGGGCTTTTCCCCCGCCCCCAGGGAGGCCAGCACATCCTCCACCGCTTTAACCTGGTCCGGGTAATCGGGGCTGCTCACGTCCACCACGTGCAGGAGCAGGTCGGCCTCCACCACCTCCTCCAGGGTGGCCCGGAAGGCGGCCACCAGGTGGTGGGGCAGGCGGCGGATAAAACCGACCGTATCTGTAAGCAGCACCACCTCGTTGTTGGGCAGCACCAGGCGCCGGGTGGTGGGGTCCAGTGTGGCAAACAACCTGTCTTCGGCCGGGACGTCCGCCCCCGTGAGGGCATTGAGGAGGGTGGACTTGCCGGCGTTGGTGTACCCCACCAGGCTGACCAGGGTCAGGGGCACGCCCTGCCGCCTGGTGCGCAGCAGGGCCCGGTGCCGCCGCACCTCTTCCAGCTCCCGGCGCAGGTCGGTGATGCGCCTTTTGATGCGCCGCCGGTCGGTTTCCAGCTTCGTCTCGCCGGGGCCCCGGGTGCCGATACCGCCCCCCAGCCGGGAAAGCTCGGTTCCTTTCCCCGCCAGCCGGGGGTAGAGGTATTCCAGCTGGGCCAGTTCTACCTGCAGCCTGCCCTCCCGGGTACGCGCCCGCCGGGCAAAGATGTCCAGGATGAGCTGGGTGCGGTCGATGACCCGCACCCCCAGTTCCTCCTCCAGGTTGTGCACCTGGGCGGGGGAAAGCTCATGGTCGCAGATTACCAGGTCAACCCCCAGCTCCCGGCAGGCGGGAGCTATTTCATCGCGCACCTTGCCCCGCCCCAAAAAGGTGGCCGGGTCCGGCCGGCGGGCGCGCTGCACCACCCTGCCCACCACCTGCGCCCCGGCAGTGTCCGCCAGCCGGGCCAGTTCCTCCAGGGATTCCTCAACTTCACGTTCATCTTCATGGGGCAGTTGAAGGGTTATAAGTAATACTTTTTCGTAATCAGGTAATTTTTGCATTTCACACCACTACCTTCACTTCCGCCCCGCAGTAACGGCACCGGTTCCCTTCCAGTCCACGCACCTGCACCCTGTAGCCGGTGCGGCGGATGAGGGTTTCGCCGCAGGACGGGCAGAGCGTGTCGCTGCCGCCCAGCTCCGGGGCGTTGCCGATGTAGACGTAGCGGAGCTTTTCCATGGCTATTTGCCGGGCTTTTTTCAAAGTCTCCAGGGGCGTGGGCGGCAGATCAAACCTGTAACTGGGGAAATAGCGGGAAAAGTGCAGGGGTATATCCGGGTCGAGCCCGGCCACCCAGTCCACCAGGCGGCGTATCTCCTCTTCCGAATCGTTTAAGCCGGGAACCAGCAGGGTGGTTAGCTCCACGTGGCAGTGCCCGTGGGCGATCTCCACCGCACGCAGCACCGGTTCCAGGTGGCCGGCGCACGTCCCGCGGTAATATTCATCAGTAAAGCCCTTCACATCAATATTCATGGCGTCGATGTAGGGCAGGATCTGCCGCAGGGGTTCTTCGTTGACGTATCCGTTGGTAACCAGTACGTTCTTCAAACCCTCCTGGTGGGCCAGGCGGGCCGTATCGTAAACGTACTCGTACCACATGAAAGGTTCGTTATAGGTGTAGGCCAGGCCCACGCAAGGGCGGCCCCGGGCGATTTGCTCTCTGGCCGCTGCCACGGCCTGGGCCGGGCTTAAATAGAGGGTATGGGGGTCGGCGTGGGCAATCTGCCAGTTCTGGCAGAAGCCGCAGCGCAGGTTGCAGCCCACGCTGCCCAGGGAAAGAATATCGCTGCCCGGGTAGAAGTGGTAAAGGGGCTTTTTTTCAATCGGGTCCAGGGCGTAAGAGGAAACCCGGCCGTAATTGAGGGTATACAGGATGCCCTGCTGGTTTTTGCGCACCCGGCAAAAGCCGGCGTGACCGTCCCTGATGTTGCAGAGCCTGGGGCAGAGGCGGCAAAAAGTACAGCCGTCGTTCCCTTTTTCGTAAAAAAGCGCCTCCTGCACGCATAATCCCCCCCTTACCCCACCTTCAGTGATACCTTTTCACTTCAAAGCGCATGAGCTTGACGGGCTCATGGGGGCCGATGCCCGCCTTCCGCCGGGCGATGGCCACCTGCTGTTCGGCCGTATCTATGCCTTCCAGGTCGGGCAGGAGCAGCCCCTGCCGGCCGCCCGCCTGCACAATGACGCCGTATTTTTTGGGATCCAGGCCGGCCACGCTCTCCACCGGTTCCGGCTCCTGGAGCACGTCCACGGAGATTTCCAGGTCCGGCAGTTCATCTTCCGTAACCGGGTAAAACCGGGGGTCCCGCACGGCGGCGCTGATGGCGTTCATGGCCACCTCTTCCACGATGTGCTTGTACTGGGGTGTGACGGTGCCGATACACCCCCGCAGCTGGCCGTGCTTGTGGAGGGACACAAAGGCACCGGCCCGGCGGGCAAACTCGGGCGGGATACCCGTTTCATCGTAAAGCCGGGACCGCCCGGCAAAGTAGTTTTCCAGGGAGCGCCGGGCCACCCGCACGAGAAAGCTTTCATTACGTAGACGTTCTTCCCGGGCCTTTTGTTCCGCCGCGCTTAATTTTTCCCATATCCGCCTCCGGGGATCCGGTTCTCCGGGAGCAAGGGAGGCCACCATGTAACCCACGCCAAACGGCCCTTCGTAAGAAAGAACCTCCGCCTTTACGGCCAGCCCGTCAAAGGCGCCGAAGGCCATGATAATGGGCCGCAGGCCGCATTCCCCGGCCCGCTCCACCAGCCCGGCGTCCAGGTTCAAAATTCCCTCGATGTCGGCAGCCGCCACCAGGCGGGCGATTTCCCGGTCGAACTCCCGGCCCCGGGGATCGTAACCGGCCGGCGCGTCCGGGGTCAGGCGG containing:
- the hflX gene encoding GTPase HflX, whose product is MQKLPDYEKVLLITLQLPHEDEREVEESLEELARLADTAGAQVVGRVVQRARRPDPATFLGRGKVRDEIAPACRELGVDLVICDHELSPAQVHNLEEELGVRVIDRTQLILDIFARRARTREGRLQVELAQLEYLYPRLAGKGTELSRLGGGIGTRGPGETKLETDRRRIKRRITDLRRELEEVRRHRALLRTRRQGVPLTLVSLVGYTNAGKSTLLNALTGADVPAEDRLFATLDPTTRRLVLPNNEVVLLTDTVGFIRRLPHHLVAAFRATLEEVVEADLLLHVVDVSSPDYPDQVKAVEDVLASLGAGEKPTILVYNKIDRLTAEETWLLPTGRPAVAVSALTGRGLDELRRLIMDVLKDQRVRREFLVPYRRGDVLNLLYEKGEVLRREDTPAGVLLEVELGAVWASRAAALLGKDNPGRISG
- the amrS gene encoding AmmeMemoRadiSam system radical SAM enzyme is translated as MQEALFYEKGNDGCTFCRLCPRLCNIRDGHAGFCRVRKNQQGILYTLNYGRVSSYALDPIEKKPLYHFYPGSDILSLGSVGCNLRCGFCQNWQIAHADPHTLYLSPAQAVAAAREQIARGRPCVGLAYTYNEPFMWYEYVYDTARLAHQEGLKNVLVTNGYVNEEPLRQILPYIDAMNIDVKGFTDEYYRGTCAGHLEPVLRAVEIAHGHCHVELTTLLVPGLNDSEEEIRRLVDWVAGLDPDIPLHFSRYFPSYRFDLPPTPLETLKKARQIAMEKLRYVYIGNAPELGGSDTLCPSCGETLIRRTGYRVQVRGLEGNRCRYCGAEVKVVV
- the amrA gene encoding AmmeMemoRadiSam system protein A; translation: MPVVYGGICPHPPVMVPEVGGAEADRVISSRQAMLELGRRVKESGAETLVVISPHGPVFRDGIAIMAAQELRGDLGRFGARRVSFEVENDPALVREIAARAGEPGITVLQVDEKTARRYGLDLELDHGTMVPLYFLRAAGVNLPLVPVAMGLLPYRQLYAFGMALAGAAEKLGKKVAVLASGDLSHRLTPDAPAGYDPRGREFDREIARLVAAADIEGILNLDAGLVERAGECGLRPIIMAFGAFDGLAVKAEVLSYEGPFGVGYMVASLAPGEPDPRRRIWEKLSAAEQKAREERLRNESFLVRVARRSLENYFAGRSRLYDETGIPPEFARRAGAFVSLHKHGQLRGCIGTVTPQYKHIVEEVAMNAISAAVRDPRFYPVTEDELPDLEISVDVLQEPEPVESVAGLDPKKYGVIVQAGGRQGLLLPDLEGIDTAEQQVAIARRKAGIGPHEPVKLMRFEVKRYH